In one window of Paracoccus saliphilus DNA:
- a CDS encoding sugar ABC transporter ATP-binding protein — protein MEETAHLQANADWSREAGLGLHFHRIVKSFDGTQALDDVSMEVREGEIVALLGENGAGKSTLIKILGGIHHADSGRITLDGAPYHHHAPRFGQTQPVAFIHQDLGLIDWMSVAENMALAPGFARRAGLIHWSRVRKLAADALARLNCDIDPDSRVQDLGRAEKSLVAIARALAVDCRFLVLDEPTASLPAEEVGQLLAMLRQLKGQGVGMIYISHRLSDVFEIADRAVVLRDGRLVADRPIGETDSGQLMRDIVGRTAQKTSKRPVSEKGRALATIRNLRCAKAGPLSFDIAAGEVLGLVGLRGAGHEGVARTIFGVEPRSGEIAIDDVRYDLSHLRRAIEAGIGLVARDRLREAVAPGLNIRENIFLNPQIYGHDWWGPMARSGETVRARAVGQLVTLLPNDPDLPVEALSGGNQQKLALGRWLESDRRLLLCEDPTAGIDIGAKAEIHKLLNETAAKGNSILIVSNDFEEVASICHRALVFTAGRITEEIEGDALTVETLIAAASAHQPAMRGA, from the coding sequence ATGGAGGAAACCGCCCATCTACAAGCAAATGCCGACTGGTCGAGGGAGGCGGGACTGGGGTTGCATTTTCACCGCATCGTCAAGAGTTTCGACGGCACACAGGCGCTTGACGATGTTTCGATGGAGGTCCGCGAGGGTGAGATCGTCGCGCTTCTGGGTGAGAACGGTGCCGGGAAATCGACGCTGATCAAGATCCTCGGTGGAATCCATCATGCCGATTCCGGCAGGATCACCCTCGATGGTGCGCCCTATCATCATCACGCTCCGCGCTTTGGTCAGACGCAGCCTGTCGCCTTCATCCATCAGGATCTGGGCTTGATCGACTGGATGAGTGTGGCCGAGAATATGGCACTCGCTCCGGGTTTCGCCCGGCGGGCGGGGTTGATCCATTGGAGCAGGGTCAGGAAACTGGCCGCCGATGCCTTGGCCCGGCTGAATTGCGATATCGATCCCGACAGCCGGGTCCAGGACCTTGGCCGTGCGGAGAAATCCCTGGTCGCCATCGCCCGTGCGCTGGCCGTCGATTGCCGCTTTCTGGTGCTGGACGAGCCGACGGCATCCTTGCCCGCAGAAGAGGTCGGGCAATTGCTGGCGATGCTACGACAGCTGAAAGGGCAGGGGGTGGGAATGATCTATATTTCGCATCGCTTGTCTGATGTGTTCGAGATCGCCGATCGGGCCGTAGTCTTGCGTGATGGCCGGTTGGTTGCCGACCGTCCGATTGGCGAGACCGATTCCGGGCAATTGATGCGGGATATCGTGGGCCGCACCGCGCAAAAGACGAGCAAAAGACCGGTGTCGGAAAAAGGGCGTGCCCTTGCCACGATACGTAATTTGCGCTGCGCGAAGGCCGGTCCGCTTTCGTTCGATATAGCTGCGGGCGAGGTGCTGGGCCTGGTCGGACTTCGCGGTGCCGGGCATGAAGGCGTGGCGCGGACGATATTCGGGGTGGAGCCTCGTTCGGGGGAGATCGCGATTGATGATGTCAGGTATGATCTTTCTCACCTGCGGCGAGCCATAGAGGCAGGCATCGGGCTGGTCGCACGCGACCGGCTGAGGGAAGCCGTCGCGCCGGGCTTGAATATACGTGAGAATATCTTTCTCAACCCCCAGATTTATGGGCACGACTGGTGGGGACCCATGGCGCGGTCGGGTGAAACCGTCAGGGCGAGAGCCGTTGGCCAGCTTGTCACGCTGCTTCCCAACGATCCCGATTTGCCGGTCGAGGCCTTGTCAGGGGGAAACCAGCAGAAACTGGCCTTGGGGCGCTGGCTGGAAAGTGATCGCCGCCTGCTTCTCTGCGAGGATCCGACCGCCGGAATCGATATCGGTGCCAAGGCCGAGATCCATAAACTGTTGAACGAGACCGCAGCCAAGGGGAACAGCATCCTGATCGTTTCGAACGATTTCGAGGAAGTTGCCAGTATCTGTCATCGGGCATTGGTTTTCACCGCAGGCCGGATCACCGAGGAGATCGAGGGAGACGCCCTGACTGTCGAGACGCTGATCGCTGCCGCCTCTGCCCACCAGCCCGCGATGCGAGGAGCCTGA
- a CDS encoding SMP-30/gluconolactonase/LRE family protein, with protein sequence MTEWHQSFDRRFDRFVMHNAPLERLAGGFRWLEGPAWCGDAGCLLFSDIPANAIMRYTPPLGPGEGQVSVYRCPSNFANGHTRDLQGRLISCEHGSRSVTRTEHDGSITTLASHYQDKRLNSPNDVVVKSDGSVWFTDPHYGIMTNYEGYQAPQELPCLVYRIDPVSGELQAVCDDFACPNGLAFSPDGSRLYIAETGLMFDADAARHIRVFDIGADERSLTGGEVFHSVSPGAADGFRLDSDGNLWSSAGDGVHCLSPEGELLGKILVPETVANICFGGRGKSRLYICATTSLYAVTLNCMGVQRP encoded by the coding sequence ATGACGGAATGGCATCAATCCTTTGATCGGCGCTTTGACCGCTTTGTGATGCATAACGCGCCGCTGGAACGGCTGGCGGGCGGGTTTCGCTGGCTCGAAGGTCCGGCCTGGTGCGGCGATGCCGGATGCCTGTTGTTTTCCGACATTCCCGCCAATGCAATCATGCGCTACACCCCGCCACTTGGACCGGGAGAGGGACAGGTCTCAGTCTATCGTTGCCCATCGAATTTCGCCAACGGTCATACGCGCGACTTGCAGGGGCGGCTGATCAGCTGCGAACATGGCTCGCGCAGCGTCACCCGGACCGAACATGACGGAAGCATCACCACATTGGCTTCGCATTATCAGGACAAGCGGCTGAATTCGCCCAATGACGTGGTGGTGAAATCCGACGGTTCGGTCTGGTTCACCGATCCGCATTACGGGATCATGACGAATTACGAGGGCTATCAGGCACCGCAGGAACTGCCTTGCCTTGTGTATCGTATCGATCCGGTCAGCGGCGAGCTTCAGGCCGTCTGCGACGATTTCGCCTGTCCCAACGGGTTGGCCTTCTCGCCCGATGGAAGCCGTCTCTATATCGCCGAAACCGGCCTGATGTTCGATGCGGACGCGGCACGGCATATTCGCGTCTTCGATATCGGTGCCGACGAACGCAGCCTGACGGGCGGAGAGGTTTTTCATAGCGTCAGCCCTGGCGCAGCCGATGGCTTCCGGCTCGACAGCGATGGTAACCTGTGGAGCTCGGCCGGAGACGGGGTGCATTGCCTGTCGCCCGAGGGAGAGCTTCTGGGTAAAATCCTGGTACCCGAAACCGTCGCCAATATCTGCTTCGGCGGACGGGGCAAGTCGAGGCTTTATATCTGTGCCACAACATCGCTTTATGCCGTCACGCTCAATTGCATGGGCGTGCAGCGGCCGTAG
- a CDS encoding substrate-binding domain-containing protein, translating to MKHLAACLVLGSGLGLSAVQHVQAQSADEAKAFIEKYASPVSEWTGPTEGPEAASDKTIVMLAADMTNGGVLGAANGVEEAAEAIGWDVTIIEGGGTVSGRSSTFGQALTLKPDGVIILGYNPTEQQAGMAQLRDAGIPMVTWHSVSGNGPSEEHGIFANITTDAQDVARAAAYWAYLDAEEEPAVVIFTDSTYQIAIDKADWMKEAIKELGGEVLEYVDTPLDETSTRMPQLTTTLLQRHGEKWTHSLAINDLYFDFMGPSLEAAGIAGSAAPRNVAAGDGSEAAYQRIRNAQFQAVTVAEPLNLQGWQLVDEMNRALAGEEWSGYTSPLHIVTAENIDRDGGTENRFDPENGYREAYKQIWDGN from the coding sequence ATGAAACATCTTGCAGCATGCCTTGTGTTAGGTTCGGGTTTGGGGCTGTCCGCGGTCCAGCACGTGCAGGCGCAATCCGCTGATGAAGCCAAGGCCTTCATCGAAAAATACGCATCCCCGGTCAGTGAATGGACCGGCCCGACCGAAGGACCCGAAGCGGCCAGCGACAAGACCATCGTCATGCTGGCAGCAGATATGACCAATGGCGGGGTGCTGGGTGCGGCGAATGGCGTCGAAGAGGCCGCCGAGGCCATCGGATGGGATGTCACCATCATCGAGGGCGGCGGCACGGTCTCTGGGCGCAGCTCGACATTCGGGCAGGCGCTTACGCTGAAACCTGACGGGGTGATCATCCTCGGATATAATCCGACCGAGCAGCAGGCCGGGATGGCGCAATTGCGCGACGCCGGTATTCCGATGGTGACATGGCATTCGGTATCCGGGAACGGCCCCAGTGAAGAGCATGGGATTTTCGCCAATATCACCACCGATGCGCAAGATGTTGCGCGCGCGGCCGCCTATTGGGCTTATCTCGATGCCGAGGAAGAGCCCGCCGTGGTGATCTTTACCGACTCGACCTACCAGATCGCCATCGACAAGGCCGACTGGATGAAGGAGGCCATCAAGGAATTGGGGGGCGAGGTGCTGGAATATGTCGATACGCCGCTGGACGAGACATCGACCCGTATGCCGCAACTGACCACGACACTGCTACAACGCCATGGCGAGAAATGGACCCATTCACTTGCGATCAACGATCTTTACTTCGACTTCATGGGGCCGTCGCTGGAAGCCGCGGGAATCGCCGGGAGCGCGGCTCCACGGAATGTCGCCGCCGGTGACGGCTCCGAGGCGGCATATCAGCGTATCCGCAACGCGCAGTTTCAGGCCGTGACTGTGGCCGAACCGCTGAATCTGCAGGGCTGGCAGCTTGTGGACGAGATGAACCGTGCCTTGGCGGGTGAGGAATGGTCCGGCTACACTTCGCCGCTGCATATCGTGACTGCCGAGAATATAGACCGCGATGGCGGAACCGAGAACCGTTTCGACCCGGAGAACGGATATCGCGAAGCCTATAAACAGATCTGGGACGGGAACTGA
- a CDS encoding YncE family protein, producing the protein MARQILLLIEKSAHCLSYYDADSGTRLHSVPLPDFPHEFTLNAGRAMAWIGHYGVANSGSADAGGHEVMALDVARGRIIDRLSLGDGMTRPHGVGLDGQGRLYALSEGAGRIAVWDDPARGGAPDRTVPVGGLKPHLFAVTSDGRRCYSMNLGSNDVTVFDPRDSSVTPVPISTGEKPEGRLLRADERMLFVTNRISETVVAIDTATLEIVAHEHVSGDPVRIFHDPERERLMTIDYLGQTISLLDDRSLKITRRVALDSRPISMSFDRGMKRAFVSMDSDEIHVLDLGELTVTQKFSTFREPDVSAIVTLDEQAEAIAGSLPTS; encoded by the coding sequence ATGGCTCGCCAAATCCTGCTCTTGATCGAAAAGAGTGCGCATTGCCTATCCTATTACGACGCTGATAGCGGCACGAGGCTGCATAGCGTGCCATTGCCGGATTTCCCGCATGAGTTCACGTTGAATGCAGGGCGTGCGATGGCATGGATAGGCCATTACGGTGTGGCGAACTCGGGCAGCGCCGACGCCGGCGGGCATGAAGTCATGGCGCTGGATGTCGCGCGAGGGCGGATCATCGACCGGCTGAGCCTCGGGGACGGAATGACCCGACCGCATGGTGTCGGCCTGGACGGGCAAGGCAGGCTTTACGCACTGTCCGAAGGGGCGGGACGGATCGCGGTCTGGGACGATCCGGCCAGGGGCGGGGCACCGGATCGCACAGTCCCGGTCGGGGGGCTCAAGCCGCATCTCTTTGCTGTGACGAGCGATGGGCGGCGCTGCTATTCGATGAATCTTGGAAGCAATGACGTAACGGTTTTCGATCCGCGGGATTCCTCGGTGACGCCGGTGCCGATCTCGACCGGCGAAAAGCCCGAGGGCCGGCTTTTGCGGGCAGATGAAAGGATGCTGTTCGTCACCAACAGGATCAGCGAGACCGTGGTCGCCATCGATACCGCGACACTCGAGATCGTGGCCCACGAGCACGTGTCCGGAGACCCTGTGCGGATTTTTCATGATCCCGAGCGTGAGCGGCTGATGACAATCGACTATCTTGGACAGACGATATCGCTTCTGGATGATAGAAGCCTGAAGATAACCAGGCGGGTGGCACTCGATTCCCGCCCCATCTCGATGAGCTTCGATCGTGGGATGAAACGGGCTTTCGTCAGTATGGATAGCGATGAGATCCATGTTCTGGACCTGGGCGAGCTGACGGTGACGCAGAAATTCTCGACTTTCCGGGAACCCGATGTTTCGGCCATCGTCACGCTGGATGAACAGGCAGAGGCGATTGCCGGGTCACTTCCCACATCCTGA
- a CDS encoding GntR family transcriptional regulator, with product MSTNHIPRSARLTRSSLSERAAVSLRKLILRNTLPPGSPVTEREISDQLGISRTPAREAIRTLVGEGLIVVSDTGRLTIANPDLEAIINLVQVLRVLEGLASELAAKNASDSELNSIEQSHIKMADAVADSSDFKYFDANIAFHRAIVAASHNPALVQAHKFIDDQLYQARFRSSRKQGRREIAIEEHGRIAAALLARDSDEARSAMTHHLTTTIHNLHAIEKETKSES from the coding sequence ATGAGCACGAATCACATCCCTCGTTCCGCCCGTCTGACCAGGTCATCGCTCTCCGAGCGTGCCGCTGTCTCGCTGCGCAAATTGATCTTGCGCAATACCCTCCCGCCGGGCAGCCCAGTGACCGAACGCGAGATCTCGGATCAACTTGGCATCTCGCGCACTCCGGCGCGCGAGGCTATCCGGACACTGGTGGGCGAGGGCCTGATCGTCGTCAGCGATACCGGGCGCCTGACTATCGCCAACCCGGATCTGGAGGCGATCATCAATCTCGTTCAGGTGTTACGTGTCCTCGAAGGGCTGGCAAGCGAACTGGCTGCGAAAAATGCCAGCGATTCCGAATTGAACAGTATCGAACAAAGCCACATCAAGATGGCCGATGCGGTCGCCGACTCCAGTGATTTCAAGTATTTCGACGCCAATATCGCCTTCCATCGCGCCATCGTCGCCGCCAGCCACAACCCGGCGCTGGTGCAAGCGCATAAGTTCATCGACGACCAGCTTTATCAAGCGCGTTTCCGCTCTTCGCGCAAGCAGGGCCGACGAGAGATCGCGATCGAGGAGCATGGCCGGATTGCCGCCGCCCTGCTCGCTCGAGACAGCGACGAGGCGCGGAGTGCCATGACCCATCATCTGACGACAACGATCCACAATCTCCATGCCATAGAGAAAGAAACGAAATCCGAAAGCTGA
- a CDS encoding ABC transporter permease yields the protein MQSLKSDALEPTRPELARMSARARLVSRLPVYGLPVLTVLLILLFSLLLPQTFPTMLNLRSILGDKSIIAILSLAAMMPMVTGKLDLTVGYGIVLWHILVISLQEAGLPWPAACLLVVIMGGLVGLLNGALIEIAKIDSFIATLGTGTVIYAVALWHTGGRQVVAELPSGFHAINSTFVLGLPVTAYYVLALAVLLWIMLEYTPAGRFLYAIGANPRAAMLNGIPVARYTIAAFVISGVLSGFAGILLAAKLRIGQASVGLEYLLPALVGAFLGSTTIKPGRVNVWGTMIGVTILAVGISGIQQFGGSFWVEPMFNGMTLLAAIGIAGYAQRRRGTRRGTISKPTVSDCPERRG from the coding sequence ATGCAGTCTCTGAAATCCGACGCATTGGAGCCGACGCGTCCCGAGCTGGCGCGGATGTCCGCGCGGGCAAGGCTGGTGAGCCGATTACCGGTTTACGGCCTGCCGGTCCTGACAGTGCTGCTTATCCTGCTGTTCAGCCTATTGTTGCCGCAGACATTTCCGACCATGCTCAACCTGCGCTCGATACTTGGGGACAAGTCGATCATCGCCATTCTCTCCCTGGCGGCGATGATGCCCATGGTGACCGGCAAGCTCGATCTGACCGTGGGCTACGGCATCGTGCTGTGGCATATTCTGGTCATCAGCCTGCAGGAGGCCGGGTTGCCCTGGCCGGCGGCCTGTCTGCTGGTGGTCATCATGGGCGGTCTGGTCGGTCTGCTCAACGGGGCGCTGATCGAGATCGCCAAGATCGACAGCTTCATCGCCACACTTGGAACGGGAACCGTGATTTATGCCGTGGCGCTATGGCATACCGGAGGGCGGCAAGTCGTGGCAGAGCTCCCTTCTGGTTTCCATGCGATCAATTCCACATTCGTCCTTGGACTGCCTGTCACTGCCTATTACGTGCTGGCATTGGCCGTCCTACTGTGGATCATGCTGGAATATACACCGGCCGGGCGCTTCCTTTACGCCATCGGTGCCAATCCCCGCGCCGCGATGCTCAACGGTATTCCGGTGGCACGCTACACGATTGCCGCTTTCGTCATTTCGGGCGTTCTGTCCGGCTTCGCGGGTATCCTGCTGGCAGCCAAGCTGCGCATAGGTCAGGCCAGTGTCGGGCTGGAATACCTCCTGCCCGCGCTGGTCGGAGCCTTCCTTGGTTCGACAACGATCAAGCCGGGGCGAGTGAATGTCTGGGGCACGATGATCGGTGTCACGATCCTGGCCGTCGGGATCTCTGGGATTCAGCAATTCGGCGGTTCATTCTGGGTCGAGCCGATGTTCAACGGTATGACGCTGCTGGCCGCGATCGGGATCGCGGGATACGCACAGCGAAGACGCGGAACAAGACGCGGAACAATAAGCAAGCCGACCGTATCAGATTGTCCGGAGAGGAGAGGTTAA